The genomic interval GGGTCTCTCGGTGGGCGCCGCCGCGTGTACTGCGTTGATCGTGTCCTCGGTGTCCTTGCTGCTGGTCGACGTACCACTAGGGCTCGGCGTGCTGATCGGCGTACCGCTGCTGGTGCTGGGGATTCAGGCGTTGTCACCGCTGCTGACGCGTCGTACGTCGAGTCAGCAGGAGGCGGTTGCGCAGACGACTGCGCTAGCTACCGACCTGGTCGCTGGGCTGCGGACGCTGCGGGGGATCGGCGCGCAGCACAACGCAGCTGCGCGATACCGGCACTCCAGCCAGGACACTCTGCGCGCAACGCTGCGCGCGGCATCGACCAACGGATTGCAGGACGGCGTGACGACTGCACTGAGCGGTCTGTTGCTCGCTGCGGTTGCCGGGGTTGCCGGATGGTTCGCTCTGCACGGCCGGATCACGATCGGCGAACTGATCACTGTGGTCGGGCTGGCGCAGTTCGTGGCCGAACCGGTCGGCACGCTGGGCTACGCGAGCCAGATCTTCGCGAGGGCCCGCGCATCGGCCGCACGCCTCTCCGCAGTCCTCTCGTCGCCGCCCCAGACTGTCACCGGCACCGCAACCTCCCTCGACCCGGCGAAGCCTCTTCTGACATTGGAAGGCGTGTCGCACGGGACCCTCTCCTCGCTGACATTGGTGCTCCAGCCGGGAGAGTCCGTCGGCGTCCTCTGCTACGACCCTCGCGATGCCGACGCTCTGCTGACCGTGCTGGCTGGAAGGGCCCCGGAGCACACCGGCACAGTCCTCATCGGAGGCACCACGCTTGAGGAGCTCGACGTAGACCTGCTCAGGCGGACTGTGTTGCTTGAGCGCCACGAGACGGATCTCTTCGAAGGCACGCTCCGCACGAACCTCCTGGCGGAGAAGAGGCTTGAGCGTGTGATGACCGCCGCCGGCGCGGCTGACCTCATCGAAGAGTTGGACCGCCCACTGGCTGACCGTGGGCAGGCGTTGTCGGGTGGGCAGCGTCAGCGGCTCGGACTGGCGCGTGCATTGCTGGCTGAGCCGCCGTTGCTGGTGCTGCACGATCCGAGTACGGCGGTCGATGCGGTGACCGAGGAGTTGCTGGCGGAGGGACTGGCTGACGAGCGAACTGGCCGCACCACGCTGGTGCTGACGAGCAGCCCAGCACTGCTGGGAAAGATGGACCGGGTGGTTGTGATCGCCGACGGGACGGTGGTTGCTGAGGGCATCCATTCCGACCTCGCCTCGTCGGATGCGGGGTATCAGGAGGCGGTGCTGCGATGAACCTGCTTCCTGTTGCCGGTCCGCGGGCGACGTGGACCGTTCTGTGGCGAGAGATCCGGCGACTGCCGGTGCTGTCGGTTCTCGCGGCTGTCGTGATCACTGGAGCCAGTGCGGCCGGACTGGTCGCTCCATGGGCTCTTGGTCAGCTGATCGACCAGATCACCGACGGCGACCGGTCGGCGATCGTGCGGGTCGTTCTGATGATCGGGATCGCCGCGGTGCTGTCCGGCGTACTGACCGCGCTCGGCGTGACGCTGGTCGCGCGAGTCGGTGAGACCGTGCTGGCGCGGATTCGTGAGCAGGTGCTCGATCGCGTGCTGCAGTTGCCCGCACCGGTGCTGGAGAAGGTGCGGACGGGTGACCTGCTCTCGCGGGTGGGTGACGACGTGGCTTCGGTCGCGGCCGCGCTGACCGAGGTGGGTCCGTCGGTGCTCGGTGCGGCGTTGACGATCGTGCTGACCGTGGGTGGGATGTTCGCGCTCGACTGGCGGCTCGGTCTGGCCGGGATGCTCGCCGTACCCATGTATTTACTCGCGTTGCGGTGGTATCTGCGGCGGTCGGCGCCGTACTACAAGCAGGAGCGGGTTGCGCTGGGCGAGCGGTCCGAGGCGATCATCGCGTCCTTGCGGGGGAGCGCGACCGTGCGCGCGTACCAGCTGGAGGACCGGCAGCTGGAGAAGATCCGCGCGACGTCGGGGACGGCTCGGGACATCTCGATCACGGTGTTCCGGTTGTTCAGCTTCTTCTCGTCGCGGATCAACCATGCGGAGGTCACCGGGCTGACCGCGATCCTGGTGACCGGGTTCTTCCTGGTACGTGCCGATGCGGTGAGCGTGGGGGCAGTGACTGCGGCGGCGTTGTACTTCCACCGGTTGTTCAACCCGGTCAACGTTGTCCTGATGGAGTTCGACCAGATCCAGACGGCGGCCGCGGGCATGTCCCGGTTGGCCGGTGTACTCGAGATCGAGCCGGCGCCCGAACCACCCTCAGGTCAGGGGCCGGCCGACGCGTCGCTCGAGCTGCAGGCGATCAGCCACAGGTACGACGGTCCTGAGGTGCTGACCGGGATATCGCTGCGCTTCGAACCAGGTGAACGGGTCGCGCTGGTGGGTGCGAGTGGTGCTGGCAAGACGACGCTGGCAGCCATTGCCGCCGGAGTTTTTGCGCCGTCGGCCGGCGCGGTGAAGCTCGGTGGAGTCGACATCCGCGAGTTGGGCGGGGCCCGGACGCGTACACAGGTCGCCCTGCTCAGCCAGGAAGTACATGTCTTCTCCGGCCCGCTGGTCGAAGATGTGCGGCTCGCACGGCCCGCTGCGACCGCCTCCGAAGTGGAAGCGGCACTCGACCGGGTTGGTGCGCTGGCCTGGGTACGCGCGCTACCGGAGGGCCTCGACACGGTGGTGGGTGAGAACGGTCATCAACTGACCGGTGCACAAGCGCAGCAGATTGCCTTCGCGCGGCTCGTGCTCGCGGACCCGCCTGTCGCCGTACTGGATGAAGCGACTGCAGAAGCCGGTAGCGCGGGTGCGCGTGAGCTGGAGCGAGCCAGTGTGGCAGCGACTGCCGGCCGGACCACTCTGGTTGTCGCGCACCGGTTGACGCAGGCTGAGCAGGCAGACCGCATCGTTGTCCTCGACCAGGGGCGGGTGGTCGAGTCAGGAACACATGCAGCGTTGCTGGCCGCCGGTGGGCGCTACGCGCAGCTCTGGCGGAGCTGGACCGGGACGTCTACGCCTGGTCAGCCAGGAGGGCGAACGACACGAGCCAGTGCGTCGACATGAAGTCCCCGCCAGTAACTGTCGGCAGTACGGCATCGACCTGACGGTCCGCGCCGGCGCGCAGTACGTCGGCAACGTCAGGCAGTGCAGGTGCGATCGTCCGCAACTGCCAAGCCCTGCTCAGGGCCAGACCCGAGAGGTGCGCCAGCTGCCCATCTCCGGAGTCATCGGTGATCGGCACCTCCAGCAAATGCCGGTGCGCCCCCTTACCTAGGCCTGGAAGGAACGCGGAAAGCCAGTCCGCGAACTCGGCGTCCGGCAGTACGCGGCGCATCAGTTCCGCTTCGGACAGCGCCGGGGACAGGAAGTCGGTTCCGGACGGTTCGAAGCGAGTGTCGTACGCGGTGTCGCTGCCGAACCAGTCCAGCGCCCGCGCGTGAATCGCATCGACCACATCCTCCCGGCCCAGCTCGCCGTACGCCTCATGGAGCAGGGCGAGCGCGAACGCCGTGTTGAGATGTACGCCGTGCCGCACGGGGTACGCCTGCTTCGGCAACCAGGCGAGTACTAGGTCCGCGATGACGTCGCCGAGCGGAGGCAGCGCCTCGGCCCATCGAGTCTGCCGGCCCGCGGCCACCAGCATCGCCGCCCAGGCCCAGCCGTACGGGCGTTCGTAGTACGGCCGCTCCCGCAGGTACGCCGCCTCGGTGGCGATCGCCTCCGGAGTGAGGCGCCCGTCCAGTACTTCGATCGGGCGCCGGCCGACCTGGTCCGGTGCCAGCGTGAGCAACCGGACCAGGGACCACTGCATGTGCGCGCTGGAGTGCCAGTCGTACGACCCGTGGAACGCCGGATGCAGGCGATCCGGGGTCGAGTCGACGTCGTCCGGGCCGGTTGTCGCGTGCGCGGCGCTGTACGGGTACATCGTTTCGAGCACTGTGCAGGCGATGTCGGCCCAGTCGGCGGCGTACTTCATGGGACTCCTTAGAACGCGAAGATGTACATGATGACGATGTTGCAAGCCAGCAGCGGGATCGCCGTCGGGACCTGGGCCTTGATCGGTCCGTACTGATCCTTCATCTCCAGCAGGGCTGCTGGAACCAGGTTGAAGTTGGCGGCCATCGGCGTGCAGAGCGTGCCGCAGAAGCCCGCGAGCATGCCGACCGCGAACACCACTGCCGGCGTGCCGTGGAACTGCTGCACCAGCAGCGGCCAACCGACCGCGGCTGTCATCACCGGGAACGCCGCGAAGGCGTTGCCCATGATGATTGTGAAGATCGCCATCCCGATGCAGTAGAGCGCCACGGCAGCGATCAGTGAGCCCTTCGGGATCAGGTGATCGGTGACCCGGCCGACCGCCTTGCCGACACCGGACGCGGTGAACAGCAGGCCGAGCGTGGCGAGCATCTGCGGCAGGATCGCGGCCCAGCCGATGTGCTCGAGCAATCGCCGGCCCTCGTGCAGCGGCACCGCAGGCGATTTCGGGCGGAACAGGATGACGCCGACGATCAGCGCCAGAATCGAGGCGACGCCGAGGCCGATGATGGTGGCGGAGCCGCTCTCGAGCAGGAGCTTGCCGTTGCCGAGCTTCACCTTGGCGAGCCAGGCGCCGAAGATCGCCGCGACGACGGGGATCACCAGAGCAGGCAGGAACAGCTTGTTGCCGAACCGGTCGGCGAAGCGC from Kribbella sp. NBC_00709 carries:
- a CDS encoding DUF979 domain-containing protein gives rise to the protein MIKVEWFYWLCGIFFLLIALQAFNDRSNRKRLGSAAFWGILGLSFCYGTFVVHKQAPAWLLGIAVIGIAALAGAGFPGRGQERTTTPEQRARFADRFGNKLFLPALVIPVVAAIFGAWLAKVKLGNGKLLLESGSATIIGLGVASILALIVGVILFRPKSPAVPLHEGRRLLEHIGWAAILPQMLATLGLLFTASGVGKAVGRVTDHLIPKGSLIAAVALYCIGMAIFTIIMGNAFAAFPVMTAAVGWPLLVQQFHGTPAVVFAVGMLAGFCGTLCTPMAANFNLVPAALLEMKDQYGPIKAQVPTAIPLLACNIVIMYIFAF
- a CDS encoding ABC transporter ATP-binding protein; amino-acid sequence: MLSLHQATEAAVPVAIGVFVDRAVTTGRIEPLLWCVLMMVVLFAVLSNAWKTGARQVVWAIEYETHLLRLEIAQRVLDPRGHRTGLRSGELLSIATSDAEKAALVMRGLSVGAAACTALIVSSVSLLLVDVPLGLGVLIGVPLLVLGIQALSPLLTRRTSSQQEAVAQTTALATDLVAGLRTLRGIGAQHNAAARYRHSSQDTLRATLRAASTNGLQDGVTTALSGLLLAAVAGVAGWFALHGRITIGELITVVGLAQFVAEPVGTLGYASQIFARARASAARLSAVLSSPPQTVTGTATSLDPAKPLLTLEGVSHGTLSSLTLVLQPGESVGVLCYDPRDADALLTVLAGRAPEHTGTVLIGGTTLEELDVDLLRRTVLLERHETDLFEGTLRTNLLAEKRLERVMTAAGAADLIEELDRPLADRGQALSGGQRQRLGLARALLAEPPLLVLHDPSTAVDAVTEELLAEGLADERTGRTTLVLTSSPALLGKMDRVVVIADGTVVAEGIHSDLASSDAGYQEAVLR
- a CDS encoding DUF2891 domain-containing protein, which translates into the protein MKYAADWADIACTVLETMYPYSAAHATTGPDDVDSTPDRLHPAFHGSYDWHSSAHMQWSLVRLLTLAPDQVGRRPIEVLDGRLTPEAIATEAAYLRERPYYERPYGWAWAAMLVAAGRQTRWAEALPPLGDVIADLVLAWLPKQAYPVRHGVHLNTAFALALLHEAYGELGREDVVDAIHARALDWFGSDTAYDTRFEPSGTDFLSPALSEAELMRRVLPDAEFADWLSAFLPGLGKGAHRHLLEVPITDDSGDGQLAHLSGLALSRAWQLRTIAPALPDVADVLRAGADRQVDAVLPTVTGGDFMSTHWLVSFALLADQA
- a CDS encoding ABC transporter ATP-binding protein, which codes for MNLLPVAGPRATWTVLWREIRRLPVLSVLAAVVITGASAAGLVAPWALGQLIDQITDGDRSAIVRVVLMIGIAAVLSGVLTALGVTLVARVGETVLARIREQVLDRVLQLPAPVLEKVRTGDLLSRVGDDVASVAAALTEVGPSVLGAALTIVLTVGGMFALDWRLGLAGMLAVPMYLLALRWYLRRSAPYYKQERVALGERSEAIIASLRGSATVRAYQLEDRQLEKIRATSGTARDISITVFRLFSFFSSRINHAEVTGLTAILVTGFFLVRADAVSVGAVTAAALYFHRLFNPVNVVLMEFDQIQTAAAGMSRLAGVLEIEPAPEPPSGQGPADASLELQAISHRYDGPEVLTGISLRFEPGERVALVGASGAGKTTLAAIAAGVFAPSAGAVKLGGVDIRELGGARTRTQVALLSQEVHVFSGPLVEDVRLARPAATASEVEAALDRVGALAWVRALPEGLDTVVGENGHQLTGAQAQQIAFARLVLADPPVAVLDEATAEAGSAGARELERASVAATAGRTTLVVAHRLTQAEQADRIVVLDQGRVVESGTHAALLAAGGRYAQLWRSWTGTSTPGQPGGRTTRASAST